GGTCGTACATGGTGTAGCTGCGCCGGAACGCGGTCTCCTCCGGCAGGTCGGCGAAGGAGAGGAACCGCTTGGCGAAGCGCACCGAGCGGTAGCCCCGGCGGGCCGTGGCGACCGGCAGCCGGTCCACCACACCGGACACCCCGCGCCGCAGCGGCCGCGGGACGCGCTGGTAGCGCAGGGCCAGCAGGTTGGCCAGGTGCTTGCGGTACCCGGCGAACAGTTCGTCGGCGCCCATCCCGGAGAGCATCACCTTGACGCCGGCGTCCCGGGCCGCCGAGCAGATCAGGAAGGTGTTGATCGCGGCGGGGTCGCCGATCGGCTCGTCCAGGGAGTACGTCATCTGCGGGAGCAGGTCGAGGACGTTCGGGGCGATCTCGATCTCGTGCAGATCGACGCCGTACCGCTGGGCGACCTGCCGGGCGTAGCGCAGGTCGTCCGGCATCGCCTCGAACTTGGCGTCGGCGGCGCGGAATCCGATGGTGTAGGCGGAGATTCCGGGCTGGTGACGGGCCGCGAGCGCGGTCAGGAAGCTGGAGTCGAGGCCGCCGGAGAGGAAGGTCGCCACGGGCACGTCGGAGAGCAGGTGCCGGCGGGTCGACTCCTCGACGATGGCGGCCAGGTCGGGCCGCTCACCGCTGCGGGCCCGTTCCCGGCCCTCGGCGGCGACGTCCTTCAGGTTCCAGTATCTGCCGCGCTCCTCCCGGCCGTCGGGCCGGATCCGCAGCCAGCTCCCCGGCGGCAGCTTCTCCGCTTCGCGGAACGCGCACCGTGAGTCGGGCACCCAGTAGTAGAGGAGCGAGGCCACCAGGGCCGCGTGGTCGACCTCCAGTGATCCGCCGGTCACGGCGGCGAGCGCCTTGAGCTCGGAGGCGAACACCATGCCCCCGCCGCGCCGCAGCAGGAACAGCGGCTTGATGCCGAGCTGGTCGCGGGCGAGCACCAGTTCGCCGGTGCGCTCGTCGAAGACGGCGAACGCGAACATGCCGCGCAGCCGGGGCAGGCAGTCCGTGCCCCAGCGCCGCCAGGCCTCGAGGAGCACCTCCGTGTCGGAGGTGCCGCGGAAGCGCACCCCGGCGCCCGTGAGTTCGGCGCGGAGCTCGGGCGCGTTGTACAGCTCGCCGTTGTAGGTGAGGGAGAGGCCGTCCGAGACCATCGGCTGGGCGCCGGTCTCGGACAGGTCGATGATGGCCAGGCGGCGGTGCCCGAGGTGCACCTCGCCGTCACCGGCCGGGTGGCTGTACCTGCCCGACCCGTCGGGGCCGCGGTGGGCGAGGACGTCGGTGAGCCGGTCGGTCACCGCCTTGCCGTCGGGCCATCGGTACGTTCCTGCGATGCCACACATGTCTTACCTGGCCTCCTGGTCGCTGTACGGGACCCGTGCGGCCGGTACCGACGGCCTTTCGCTCCGCGGCTGCCCCGTCCCGTTCTGCCGGGGCGGCCGCTCATGAGGGCCTCGCAGCGCGGTGTGCAGTCCGTCCCACAGCGTGCCGTCGGTCCGGTCGCGCGGGTCGGGGTCGATCAGCACGACACCGACCACCGGGATGCGCTGGTCGGCGAGTTGTCGTGCCACGGTGTGCAGCCATGCGGTGCTGCCGTGTCCGGCCCGTACGACGAGCACGGTCCGGCTGCCCAGGTACTGGAGGTCGGTCCACGCCGTGCCGGGCGCGATGGAGCCGACGCCGATGCGGCGCGCCTGGTGCGACACGGTCGCGGCGCGCTCGCCGCCGACGACGGTCACGTCTCCGGGAACGCGGCGGCTGTCGGCGAGCTCCGAGCCGGGCAGGCCGTCGATGACGATGACGGGCCCTTCCGCCGCGAGGACCCCCGCGACGTCCAGGGCGATCGCGCTCGTGGTGCGCGCGCACCCCAGTTCCAGCAGGGACACCGGTTCTCTGGAGCCGCGCGCGGTGCGGGCCAGGGAAGCGGCGAGCCGTTCGCGTGCCACCCGGGTGCGCTTGAGCTGCCACCGCCCCGCCGGGCGGCGCGGAACGCGCGGCAGTTCCGCGATGACCGAGGCGCCCAGGTTCGCCGCCATCTCGCGGCGCAGCACGGGGCGGTCGGCCACCACCGAGGTGACGGCGGCCAGCGCGAGGCCCAGGACGAGTCCGAGGACGAGTCCGATCGCGGCCTTGGTGGCGGCCGACTTGGGCAGCGACTGCGGCACGGCGCGCGGAGCGTCCACGATCTGCGTACCGGCGATGATCTTGGGTGTGCCCATCTGCGCTTCTTCGGCGCGCTGGTCGTAGTCGGCGATGCGCGAGGTGAGTTCGGCCCGGCGGGAGAAGAGGGACTCGATGCTGGCCGAGTCCTGCGGGTCGGTCTCCGGCGACCTGTCACCGATCGACGCGTTGACCTCCTTGAGCTCGTCCCGCATCCGGTCGCGCTGGTCGCGCAGCGCCTTGGCCTCGGCCTTCGCCGCCGCCTGCATCCGCCGTACGTGGTCCGCGACGAACGCGTCCGCCAGGGCCTTGGCCCGGGCGACCGCGTCGGCGTCGCTCTTCGCCGTCACGTCGATCCGCAGGAGGTTGTTGGTCAGGCCGGTGCCCCGGTAGTCCTGGAGGAAGTCCTCGGGCTTCTCGGCGGACTTGAGGGCTGCCAGGGCCCTGCCCGCGATCCGGGTGGTCCCCAGGATCTCGACGTCGGTACGGATCAGCGTGCCGGTGTCGTTGGGCTGGTCCTCCTGGTGCACGACGAGGACCTTGGTCGCCGCGCTCGGCGGGGGCGGCATGAGGACGGCGAGGGCCGCGCCGATCAGCAGTCCGAGGAGCGCCAGCGAGCACCAGAGGCGGCGGCGCCTGCGCACCGACACCACCAGGGAGTGCAGGTCGAAGAGTGGAGTGGGCGCCGGGGCGTCCGCGCTCGGGTTCGTCGTCACGCCTGGCCTCCCGTCGCGTTGCCGCGGCCGGCGAGGGCCAGGGTGGCCTTCTCCGGGGGCTGGTCGGCCGGGCGGTCCTGGCGGGCACGGACCGCGCCCGCGACGACGACGCCGACGACCTGGTGCCTGCCGTCCGCGCACGCCTCGGCGATGCCGCCGAGCTCGGCGGCGGTCCAGTTGCCCGCGCTGAGCACGATCAGGGCGCCGGACTCGGCGCCGCTGTCGGGCACCACCGGCCTGACCACCGGGACCTCCACCACGCGCAGCACGGGGTATCCCCGGTTCGCGCCGGTCGCGGAGGGATCGCTCGCGGCCTCGGCGACGAGCTGCCCCGCGGCCCGGTGGGCGACCTCGTCGCCTTCGGGCACGACGACGAGCAGCCGCCGGGCGGCGGGAAGTGTGCTGCGGAGGCGGGCGCACACGCGCCGGTAGCGGATCCGCCGGCCCGCCTCGTCGGCGGACCGCTGCGGGGCCGGTGTGTCCCAGCGGGTGTCGAGGTCGAGGAACCGGCGGATCATGGCCCGTGGGCCGCCGCTGTCCGGCCGGTGCGCGCGCCCTTCGTCGGGTACGTCGACGGTGCCGAGCAACTCGGAGCGCAGCGCCGCGGCGATCTCGGATTCGGTGCGAAGCCTGCGGTTGGTGCGGGCGGCGGCGAGGTGGCCGATGACGGCGGACACCAGGAAGAGGAGCGCCCCGCCTGCCATGAGCTGGGTGCGCGTCGGCGGTGCCACGCCGGTCGGCCGGGGCGAGGATCCCATGACGACCATGCCGGCCTTGCTGGACACGGTCTCGGCCTGGTCCAGCTTCTTCATGGCCTCCTCCAGCGAGGCACGCAGCTTCTCCAGGGAGGTGCGGGCCTGTACGCCTTCCACGGTCTGTCCCGGGTCGGCCGCGTCGGCGAGTTCGCTGATGCGGCGGTTGGTCGCCTCCACCTTCTTGCGCAGGGCCTCGGGGCCCGTCTCCGCGCCGGTGTCGGTGTTGCCGCCCGTGAGCCGTGCGGAGAAGGTGACGAACTCCTGTGCCATGCGGTCGGAGAGCTGCTGTGCGCGCTCCGGGCTCTCTGCCGTACCCGAGATCTTGATGATGTTTCCGTTCGTGGCCTTGGCGCTCACCTTGCTCTTGAGCTCGGTGGCGCCGACGCCCTTCCACTGGAGCTCGGCGGCCGCGCGGTCGACCACCGATGAGCTGGTCGCGACCTGTGCCTGGGTGAGGAGTTCGCGCTCCTCCCACTGCCCCGGCAGGAGTACGGACGCCACTGCCGTGTACCGGGGCGGGAACAGCACCACGGAGGCGCCGTACCCGACGAGTGCGCCCACCAGGGTGAGGACCGCGAGGAGCCGCCACCGTCGGCGCAGGACCTGGCCGATCGTGGCCAGTCGTATCGTTTCGTCGCTCAACGGTGCCGCCTCCTCCCCTGGCGTCCCGGGGCGGCTCTCGGCGCCGCGGTGCGTCCGCGGCAGGCGGCTTCGTAGGCGGCGAGCAGCTCTTTCTGGGAGTTCTGCCAGGAGAGCCGGCCGGTGATCCGCTCCTGGCCGACGGCGCCCATGTGGGCGCGCTTCTCCGGGTCGTCGAGCAGCTGCGTGATGAGCTTCGCGAACTGCGCCTCGTCGTTGGCGGGCGCGTAGACGGCGGCGTCACCGGCGGAGACGCGGGCTTCGCGCAGGTCGAACGAGACGATCGGGCGGCCCATCGCCATGTACTCGAGGACCTTGTTCATGGTCGACACGTCGTTGAGCGGGTTGTGCGGGTCGGGCGAGAGGCAGACGTCCGCGGTGGACAGGTAGCGCACCAGGTCGGCGTCGGGTATTCGGCCGGTGAACTGCACCTGGTCGGAGAGCCCGAGCTGCTCGGACAGCTCCACCATCGCGTCGAAGGCGTCGCCGGAGCCGACGAACACCGCGTGCCAGTCGGTCCTGCCGAGCTCGTCGCGGAGCTTGGCGAGGGCCCGCAGGGCGTAGTCGACGCCGTCCTGCGGCCCCATGACGCCGAGGTAGCACAGCAGATGGGGTTTGCCGTTCTTCAACTCCGGCTCCGGCGGCACCGGTTGGAACCGGTCGACCTGGGGCGCACTGCGCACCACGAAGACGTCCTGCGGCCGCTTGCCGCCGCGGCTCACCGCGACGTCCCGGTAGCTCTCGTTGGTGGCGAGCACGATGTCGGCGGCCCGGTAGGTCATCCGTTCCAGCGCGCACACGCCCCGGTACAGGAGGTCCTCGCCGCGGTCGAACCGGGAGAGGTACAGCTCGGGCACCAGGTCGTGCTGGTCGAAGACGAACCGGGCGCCGCGCCGCGTCAGCCACTGGACCGGCAGGAACAGCAGGTCCGGCGGGTTGCAGGCGTGGACCACGTGGACCGGGCCGACCTTGCGGATCAGGCGTGCCGTGTGCCACAGCGCCGATCCGTACTCCCGCAGATAGCCCGCGGGACCTCCGGTGGCGGCGCGCAACGGGTAGCGGTGGATCCGCACCCCGTCGATCTCCACCTCCGCTTCCGTGTCCCGTTTGGTGCCTTGGGGACAGATGACGTGCACCGTCCATCCCGCGTCGCGGAGCGTCGTGCACTCCTGCCACACCCGCCGGTCGAACGGCACCGACAGGTTCTCCACCAGGATCAGCGCGCGCCGGCGGGGCCGGTCGTCACGTATTGCATTACCAAGCAAGGCCCACGTACCCAGGTTCGGTCCGGCGCGCGTCGGCGTCGGGAAGGTGGATGAGGTCGATGAGCACCGGTCCCTCGCCATGGGGCAGCGCCGAAAGCACGGCCGGGTCCTTGGTCCCGACCAGGCACACCTCGGCGTGCTCCAGTACGTCGTCGACGGAGTCGGCGAGCAGCTGCGCGAGGTGCGGCAACCGGGTCTCGATGTATTCGCGGTTGGCGCCGATCAGCCGCGAGAGGCTGACGTTGGCGTCGTGGATCCGCAGGTCGTACCCCTTGCCGAAGAGTCTCTCCGCCAGCTCGACGAGCGGGCTCTCGCGGAGGTCGTCGGTGCCGGGCTTGAAGGAGAGCCCGAACATTCCCACCCGGCGCTTGCCGGTGCGCTCGACCAGCTCGACCGCGCGCTGCAGGTGGTCGGCGTTGGAGGGCAGTACGTGGGACAGGATGGGCACCGAGACGTCGGCGCGCTGCGCGGCGTGGACCAGGCTGCGCAGGTCCTTGGGCAGGCAGGAGCCGCCGAAGGCGAATCCCGGCCGCAGGTAGGCGGGGCTGATGTTCAGTTTGCGGTCGGCCATGAACACGTCCATGACCTGGTGCGAGTCGACGCCGAGGGCCTGGCACACGGCGCCCAGTTCGTTGGCGAAGCCGATCTTGAGGCCGTGGAACGCGTTGTCCGCGTACTTGATCGCCTCGGCCGTCGGCACCGGCACCCGGAACACCTCGCCGGGCAGGCCCTCGTACAGCGCCGCCACCGCGTCGCCGCTCGCCGGGTCGAGCTCGCCGATGACGGTCTTGGGCGGGTCGAAGAAGTCCCGGACGCTCGTGCCCTCGCGCAGGAACTCCGGGTTGACCGCGACCCCGAAGTCCACTCCGGCCGTGCCGCCGATGTGCTTCTCCAGGA
The sequence above is a segment of the Streptomyces sp. Je 1-369 genome. Coding sequences within it:
- the asnB gene encoding asparagine synthase (glutamine-hydrolyzing), translating into MCGIAGTYRWPDGKAVTDRLTDVLAHRGPDGSGRYSHPAGDGEVHLGHRRLAIIDLSETGAQPMVSDGLSLTYNGELYNAPELRAELTGAGVRFRGTSDTEVLLEAWRRWGTDCLPRLRGMFAFAVFDERTGELVLARDQLGIKPLFLLRRGGGMVFASELKALAAVTGGSLEVDHAALVASLLYYWVPDSRCAFREAEKLPPGSWLRIRPDGREERGRYWNLKDVAAEGRERARSGERPDLAAIVEESTRRHLLSDVPVATFLSGGLDSSFLTALAARHQPGISAYTIGFRAADAKFEAMPDDLRYARQVAQRYGVDLHEIEIAPNVLDLLPQMTYSLDEPIGDPAAINTFLICSAARDAGVKVMLSGMGADELFAGYRKHLANLLALRYQRVPRPLRRGVSGVVDRLPVATARRGYRSVRFAKRFLSFADLPEETAFRRSYTMYDQDELLALVDPDLAGTVGDVLTEHADVYQDNDLDDHVNRMCLTDTRMFLPGLNLAYTDRSSMAASTEVRVPYVDVDVVRAAFTVPGDRKIVGRQGKAVLKEAATSILPKEIVYRPKGLFSAPLRAWMSRDLAPLVREVVNDGVLVNSGILRRDALARMVAEDAAGQRDFSKHLWHVLTLEYWYRGAVSGSGRSQAA
- a CDS encoding Wzz/FepE/Etk N-terminal domain-containing protein, whose protein sequence is MSDETIRLATIGQVLRRRWRLLAVLTLVGALVGYGASVVLFPPRYTAVASVLLPGQWEERELLTQAQVATSSSVVDRAAAELQWKGVGATELKSKVSAKATNGNIIKISGTAESPERAQQLSDRMAQEFVTFSARLTGGNTDTGAETGPEALRKKVEATNRRISELADAADPGQTVEGVQARTSLEKLRASLEEAMKKLDQAETVSSKAGMVVMGSSPRPTGVAPPTRTQLMAGGALLFLVSAVIGHLAAARTNRRLRTESEIAAALRSELLGTVDVPDEGRAHRPDSGGPRAMIRRFLDLDTRWDTPAPQRSADEAGRRIRYRRVCARLRSTLPAARRLLVVVPEGDEVAHRAAGQLVAEAASDPSATGANRGYPVLRVVEVPVVRPVVPDSGAESGALIVLSAGNWTAAELGGIAEACADGRHQVVGVVVAGAVRARQDRPADQPPEKATLALAGRGNATGGQA
- a CDS encoding nucleotide sugar dehydrogenase; amino-acid sequence: MKVSVFGLGYVGCVSAACLAGKGHEVIGVDVNQVKVDLVNDGKAPVVEERIGELTAEVVRTGALRATADVREAIMDSEVSLICVGTPSEANGSLCTTYLERVTEEIGIAVAERGGRHTVVFRSTMLPGTCLNLLVPILEKHIGGTAGVDFGVAVNPEFLREGTSVRDFFDPPKTVIGELDPASGDAVAALYEGLPGEVFRVPVPTAEAIKYADNAFHGLKIGFANELGAVCQALGVDSHQVMDVFMADRKLNISPAYLRPGFAFGGSCLPKDLRSLVHAAQRADVSVPILSHVLPSNADHLQRAVELVERTGKRRVGMFGLSFKPGTDDLRESPLVELAERLFGKGYDLRIHDANVSLSRLIGANREYIETRLPHLAQLLADSVDDVLEHAEVCLVGTKDPAVLSALPHGEGPVLIDLIHLPDADARRTEPGYVGLAW
- a CDS encoding Wzz/FepE/Etk N-terminal domain-containing protein, yielding MTTNPSADAPAPTPLFDLHSLVVSVRRRRRLWCSLALLGLLIGAALAVLMPPPPSAATKVLVVHQEDQPNDTGTLIRTDVEILGTTRIAGRALAALKSAEKPEDFLQDYRGTGLTNNLLRIDVTAKSDADAVARAKALADAFVADHVRRMQAAAKAEAKALRDQRDRMRDELKEVNASIGDRSPETDPQDSASIESLFSRRAELTSRIADYDQRAEEAQMGTPKIIAGTQIVDAPRAVPQSLPKSAATKAAIGLVLGLVLGLALAAVTSVVADRPVLRREMAANLGASVIAELPRVPRRPAGRWQLKRTRVARERLAASLARTARGSREPVSLLELGCARTTSAIALDVAGVLAAEGPVIVIDGLPGSELADSRRVPGDVTVVGGERAATVSHQARRIGVGSIAPGTAWTDLQYLGSRTVLVVRAGHGSTAWLHTVARQLADQRIPVVGVVLIDPDPRDRTDGTLWDGLHTALRGPHERPPRQNGTGQPRSERPSVPAARVPYSDQEAR
- a CDS encoding glycosyltransferase family 4 protein, which gives rise to MLGNAIRDDRPRRRALILVENLSVPFDRRVWQECTTLRDAGWTVHVICPQGTKRDTEAEVEIDGVRIHRYPLRAATGGPAGYLREYGSALWHTARLIRKVGPVHVVHACNPPDLLFLPVQWLTRRGARFVFDQHDLVPELYLSRFDRGEDLLYRGVCALERMTYRAADIVLATNESYRDVAVSRGGKRPQDVFVVRSAPQVDRFQPVPPEPELKNGKPHLLCYLGVMGPQDGVDYALRALAKLRDELGRTDWHAVFVGSGDAFDAMVELSEQLGLSDQVQFTGRIPDADLVRYLSTADVCLSPDPHNPLNDVSTMNKVLEYMAMGRPIVSFDLREARVSAGDAAVYAPANDEAQFAKLITQLLDDPEKRAHMGAVGQERITGRLSWQNSQKELLAAYEAACRGRTAAPRAAPGRQGRRRHR